In Candidatus Poribacteria bacterium, the sequence ATGCTGGCGTACATGATCTCCTCGGCGGGACGACCCTTGTCGGCTCCCGATGCGCCGGGGGAGCCGACGTACTGCCCCGTGTCGAGGATGTGGCTGAGGTAGGGGTTGTTGACCGTGTCGAGGATGCGGAGCACGTCGGAGCCGGTGCGCGTCAGGCAGCCGTGGTTGTGGTTCTGAACCGCGACGACGACACCGCGCTCCTCGCCGTGTCGGGCGACCTCGCCCATCGAGTCGAGCAGGCGGCTCCAGACTGCCTCCTCGTCCTCGCCGTCGGGAATCCAAGCCGCAAAGACGCGCACCATGGGCAGACGGAGCTCGGCGGCGACGTCGATCCAGCGCTTCGTCGCGGTGACATCTGCCTTGAGCGCGTCGCCCGACTTCCCGAAGTTGTTGCTGATGCCCAGGTAAGTGATGGTCAGCCCGCGCGCGATGGCTTCCTGCCGGACGCGTCGGAGCGTCGCCGGTTCCGTGTCCGGCAGGGCGCTCGAGTGGAGCTCGACGCCGTCGAGTCGCATCTCGGTGGCGAGTTCGAGGAAGCGCCAGAGGTTCGTGCCGCCCGGTTGCCAGATGTCGCGGTAGGAGAGAGACATGCAGCCGACGCGGATCATGGGGTTCCCCTATGTCTATTGGGAGAACAGCGCTTGGAGACTGGGTATCGGCGCATCGCGCTTGGGCAGAGCTTGGGCGAGAGCCGTTCCGATGCGGTCGAGCTCGGCGCCGTCGAGAAGGGCTTCGATAGCTGGGAATAGCTCGCGTTCCTCGAACCGGATGTGCCGCGTCAGCGCTTCGGCGAAGCCGGCGAGCTCGCGCGTACCAATGCCGGCGTCAGAGGCTTGCACGATGCGACCATAGGCGGATCGCAGCGCGGCGTGCTCTTCGAGCAGACGGGCACGAAGCGGCAGTTCGCCGTGGGCTTCGAGGGCGGGAACGAGCCAGCGCTCTTCTGCGGTAAAGTGGGGATTGAGGTCGTCGCGCCAGAACTCGGTGACTAGGGCTTGCAGGTGCGCGTCGATGGGCGCGTCAGCGGCGCGCGACAATCGCCTGGCGAAGACGA encodes:
- a CDS encoding sugar phosphate isomerase/epimerase; protein product: MIRVGCMSLSYRDIWQPGGTNLWRFLELATEMRLDGVELHSSALPDTEPATLRRVRQEAIARGLTITYLGISNNFGKSGDALKADVTATKRWIDVAAELRLPMVRVFAAWIPDGEDEEAVWSRLLDSMGEVARHGEERGVVVAVQNHNHGCLTRTGSDVLRILDTVNNPYLSHILDTGQYVGSPGASGADKGRPAEEIMYASIAQTAPRAVHVRSKFYRVSTGEERWLDYPRILGILRDVGYNGFMSVVYEGWDAEPSTTAVPKAVAYLRRVVAESGM
- a CDS encoding hemerythrin domain-containing protein → MRRDERLHPLSWGHHHGFVFARRLSRAADAPIDAHLQALVTEFWRDDLNPHFTAEERWLVPALEAHGELPLRARLLEEHAALRSAYGRIVQASDAGIGTRELAGFAEALTRHIRFEERELFPAIEALLDGAELDRIGTALAQALPKRDAPIPSLQALFSQ